GCGCGCGACGGGACGCCGCAACCACTCTGGCATGCGCTTGGCGTCGGGGCCGTGCTCGTATGGCATCACGACACCTCGCGCGAGGCTAGAGACCGCACTTGGCGGCGGCGTCGAGCGCGGCCGCCTTCACGACCTCGCTGACCGTCGGGTGCGCGTGCACGGTGTGCGCGATGTCGGCGACCGTCAGGCCGTGACGCATGGCGAGCGCGACCTCGTGTACGATCTCGACCGCGTGCGGGCCGACGATCTGGCAGCCGACGATGCGACCGGTCCCGTTCTCCGCCACCAGTTGCACGAATCCTTCCGCCTCGCCCTCACCGAGCGCCTTACCGTTCGCCGCGAACTTCGAGACCGCCTGGACGGCGTCGATCCCGCGCTCCTTCGCCGAGTCGCGCGAGGAGCCGACCACGCCGACCTCCGGGAAGGTGTAGACGCACGCGGGGACGCATGAGTAGTCGATCGTCTCGCGCGGCTCCCAGCCCGCGAGCTCCGCGACCGCGTTGCGCGCGGCTGCGACGCCCTCCTCCTCGGCGACGTGGGCGAGCATCATGCCGCCGATCAGGTCGCCGATGGCGTAGACGCCGGAGACGTTCGTGCGGAAGAACGCATCCGTCTTGACCGCCGCACGGTCCATCTCGATGCCGGCCTCGGGATACCCGAGCCCCGCCGAGTTGGGGATGCGGCCGACGGCCGAGAACACCACGTCGCTCTCGACCACCGAGCCGTCCGACAGCGTCGAGCGCATCGTCTCGCCGTCCTGCTCGACGCCGGTCACGCTGACGCCGAGGCGGAACGTCACGCCGAGCTTCTCGAGCGCTTCCTGAGCGGCGCGCGTCACGCGCTTGTCGTTGCCGGGAAGCACGGTCGGCGTGAGCTCGACGACCGTGACCCGCGAGCCCGCGCACGCGTAGAAGCACGCGAACTCGAGCCCGATCACGCCACCGCCGATCAGCAGCACCCGCTCTGGGATGCGTGTGAGCGAGAGCGCCTCGTCGCTCGTCCACACGCCGGGAAGGCCGTGATCGATGTTCGGGAGACGGAACGGCACCGAGCCGGTCGCCAGGATGAGGGCGTCGGCGGTCAGATCGTCCTCTTCGCAGTCCGGACCTTCGACGCGCACCGTCTTGGGACCGACGAGACGCCCCTCTCCGCGGCAGACGCGGACCTTCAGCCGCTTCGCTGTCGCCTCGATCTGCGAGCGCAGCTCGACGACGATGCCGTCCTTGCGCTCGCGCAAGCGGTCGAGGTCGATCGTCGCGGAGCCGACGCGCACGCCGAACTCCTCGCCGCGGGCGGCGTCCGAGAGCACGCGCGCGGTGCGCAGGAGGGTCTTGGTCGGGACGCAGCCCCAGTTGAGGCACGTCCCGCCGAGGTGTTCCTTCTCGACGAGGACGACGTCCGCGCCGAGACGCGCGGCTTCGAACGCGGCGTGGTAGCCGCCGGGACCGCCGCCGAGGACGATGATGCGCATGGATGCTCCCTGGTGTCGCTACGTCGGGTCGCGGAGCATTCTAGCACCGAGACACGACCGCTTGCCGCACCCGTTCGTGGCACATACGCTGGTGCGCAGACAGCCTACCGAGAACGGAGCGCGATGTGCCGCTTCTGCGCGCAGCACGGTGACGGCAAGCGCTGGTACCTCGAAGCGTCCACATACGCGTACGACCTCGAGAGCGACCTGCGCCGCCGCGAGTACGTCGTCGGTTTCGTCCGCCACTTCCGCGAGAACCGCGAGGGCATCCTGCGCGCGTACGACCGCGTCTCGCGGCTGCCCGGGCCGTTGCGTCGCGCCGCGAAGGGCTATGCATCGCGCAAGCTCCAGGACCATCACTTCGGGCAGCCGGTCCCCATCGAGGAGTGCGAGCGGATCTTCGACATCGCGACGAGCATCGTGCGGCTCCCGTGCGTCTGCCGCGACGTGGCGGGCACGAGCGACGAGGCGTGCTGCATCGCCATGACGGTCACACCGGCGGACAGCGTCTTCCGCGAGGCGTTCGATCGATTCGATGGCGGCCCGGACACGGGAGCCTTCGACCGCCTCAGCCGCGAGCAGGCGCTCGCGCTCCTGCGCGACTGCGAGGACCGCGGGTTGATGCACTCCGTGTGGACGTTCATCACCCCGTTCGTGGCGGCGATCTGCAACTGCGACCTGCCCAGCGGCTGCATGGCGATGCGCGTCGAGCGCACGATGGGCACGCGCGTCATGTGGAAGGGCGAACACGTCGCGCGTCTCGATGACGAGCGCTGCACGGGATGCGGCGCGTGCGTGAAGCGCTGCCCCTTCGAGGCTCTCGCCAGGGGCGCGAAGGGCGAGCCGGTCCGGCTGGACCGCGGGGCGTGCTACGGTTGCGGCGTCTGCCGCTCGGCGTGCAGGACTGACGCACTCGGGCTCGAGGAGCGCAGGGCCGTACCGGAGCTGGCCGGGGCGTGGTAGCTCCCGTACCACCACCTGTCAACGTGTTGCGGCAACCCAGGGAACCCGCTCGACGCGTCGCTGTAGACGCACTGTTCAGCGCGTCTACCGATTCAGTGACTCCGCGACGCGCAGCAACTGGTCCTCACGCAGGTCCCAAGCTGATACTGTCATGTTGAGATATCTAGCACCGATCCCGGCCGGAGCGGGCACCTGCCAGGCAACAATCGCTGGCGCATTGGCTACGGGTTCAGCCCCATCAACCTGCGTGAACTCTCCTCCTATGACCCCGTCATAGGACCCGATCTTGACGGGCCGATAGCGAACGAACCCGCTCTGCGGGTCAGACAAGTCCAGAAGGAACCTCTGCGTGATGTACTGATCAGCGTCGAACTCCAAGTTGGTCGGCATCTGGGCGACTTCGTACTTCTTGTACTGGACGTAAAAGCCTTCTCCAGCGTCGGAGCCTTGCGGCAACACGCGCACGACCGTGTTGTCGTCCGGGACCTCTGCAGCCTCAGGAACTCGCAGTTCAAATGGTGCACGCTTCC
The Coriobacteriia bacterium DNA segment above includes these coding regions:
- a CDS encoding 4Fe-4S binding protein yields the protein MCRFCAQHGDGKRWYLEASTYAYDLESDLRRREYVVGFVRHFRENREGILRAYDRVSRLPGPLRRAAKGYASRKLQDHHFGQPVPIEECERIFDIATSIVRLPCVCRDVAGTSDEACCIAMTVTPADSVFREAFDRFDGGPDTGAFDRLSREQALALLRDCEDRGLMHSVWTFITPFVAAICNCDLPSGCMAMRVERTMGTRVMWKGEHVARLDDERCTGCGACVKRCPFEALARGAKGEPVRLDRGACYGCGVCRSACRTDALGLEERRAVPELAGAW
- the lpdA gene encoding dihydrolipoyl dehydrogenase; its protein translation is MRIIVLGGGPGGYHAAFEAARLGADVVLVEKEHLGGTCLNWGCVPTKTLLRTARVLSDAARGEEFGVRVGSATIDLDRLRERKDGIVVELRSQIEATAKRLKVRVCRGEGRLVGPKTVRVEGPDCEEDDLTADALILATGSVPFRLPNIDHGLPGVWTSDEALSLTRIPERVLLIGGGVIGLEFACFYACAGSRVTVVELTPTVLPGNDKRVTRAAQEALEKLGVTFRLGVSVTGVEQDGETMRSTLSDGSVVESDVVFSAVGRIPNSAGLGYPEAGIEMDRAAVKTDAFFRTNVSGVYAIGDLIGGMMLAHVAEEEGVAAARNAVAELAGWEPRETIDYSCVPACVYTFPEVGVVGSSRDSAKERGIDAVQAVSKFAANGKALGEGEAEGFVQLVAENGTGRIVGCQIVGPHAVEIVHEVALAMRHGLTVADIAHTVHAHPTVSEVVKAAALDAAAKCGL